Genomic segment of Psychrobacter sanguinis:
ATATGATGTATGACCGTGAGCTACCGTTTTTGACTCATTTTTCTGATAAAGGGGCTGAAGTTTCACCAGGCTACGGCATGCTCATTGGACAAGCGGCGTTAAGCTTTAAACTGTGGACTGGCGCTAGCGTTGACCTTAATGCCTTAAATGAGGCTCAGTAACGATCCATAAATGATGTTAGTCAGCATTACCTCTATCGATAACACTAACGTTAATAAAATGGCTTTATACAATAATAAGCTACCCTAAGCACTATGGTTTGGGACTAAACACTTTAGTCTCTAAAGCCATTAACGGCTTTCTTAACCCAGTAGAGTGCATGACTACCCCACCAAGTAAGGCAATAAGACAGCCCAATAAGGTGTCTAAGAACCTAGCTTGTACAATACCGTCGTAGGCCGCTGATGCACCAGCAGATAACGCTGAGTGCCCCCTGCCGTATTCAGCAATAAATATTGTCAACGGCGTGACCATAACCACTGCCAACGCATAATGGCGGGTAATGATGGTTTCTATCCAGACAAACATCATAAATATGGCGATTGCTACCCCGATGTCTGATAAGGGCAGTGACAATAAAAACCAAGCCACAAATACCCCAAAATCCGATGCAACTGTTTAATCCACATCGTCCGTAATTGCATGCCTTGCATGATAACGTAGCAGCTAACAGGAACCCAATAAGGGTAAGGCATGTCTAACCATAAAGCCACCTCCAGTGACAGTACCACAAAGGCGCTAACAATTAAGCTCTCTGTCACCATGCCCAACTGATAACCATAACCTAGGTCTACATGCTCCGCTGGCGACCTTACTATCCACAAATTATAGAACAGAGACACTATCCAAGCATAAATAGCCCCAGCAGCAACAATACCAATTTTAGGCAATATCCCCGACCATTCTACTGGCATAAAAATAGCCAAAACTGACGCCATAATAATAAACATACCCCCAGGTGGAGGCAGACGTAGATAGCGGCCTATTAGCACCATTGAAAAGGTCATTAAGATAAACAGTGGCACTCTTATAGCTGGCAGGTTATGAGCCACAAGACCTAAACTAAAGCTACTGACCATAATAATGCCAATAAAAAATAGTAATCCCTGACGTTGATGTATATTGCCTGCTTTAGGCTGATTAAGAAATATCATGGCACCTAAAGAAGCCAACACCCCTATCGGTAGCTGATCAAATAAAGCGGCAATAAAAATGGTAGAAGCTATGGTAAAAGCGGCCATTATCCCTACGTATAAGGGTCTAATTTTTGGTTTAAAGGTAAATAAATGGTCAGCTTCTCGTTTGGCAAGCTCTTTTAAACGCTGTGTTGACATAAAGAGGAAATACTCAGATTGTGATTTTTTAGAATTATAGTTTAGTAAGGTTTAGGAAAAGCAAAAATACACTAGAATAAAAAAATGAGACAGAAGGGATGCCCTCTATTTTATTTTATAGAGGGTGTTATTGTTTGAGTAAGATATCTAGAGTTAAGCATTGAAGCAAAATTATCTAGATAAAGTTATCACGGGAAGTTTTTATCTAACTTAAAATAAGTGTCATTTAGAAAAATAGGATAGTGACATTTCACTAACAGGAGTCCAACACTTCTCTAGACTTAAGTTAA
This window contains:
- a CDS encoding FUSC family protein; its protein translation is MAWFLLSLPLSDIGVAIAIFMMFVWIETIITRHYALAVVMVTPLTIFIAEYGRGHSALSAGASAAYDGIVQARFLDTLLGCLIALLGGVVMHSTGLRKPLMALETKVFSPKP